In Ruminococcaceae bacterium BL-6, a genomic segment contains:
- a CDS encoding protein of unknown function (Evidence 5 : Unknown function): protein MTWMSKEYYLPYFDGDYILLTPRDLLTRDDTFINRTDMINNLQNIAPSIEDATIRFELNNYFINVLPKKKKEMSKTEKDKAASILIREHPEIIDYYIKYKEEKEEEATSISKQVVQEVKQLFNTQLQELTRILLEKTDFYKTKTNSYDEAYNRVLFLKSVIEDMDGYRLFYLNGKPIKRESDLQIMYRLVWFASEMDVNREVNNGRGPVDFKISKGSKDTTLVEFKLASNSKLKNNLAKQVDIYKKASNTDRAIKVILYFNDNEYKKISTILNELGLQGCKDIVLIDAIDNKVSASNVKI from the coding sequence ATGACTTGGATGTCAAAAGAATATTACTTGCCGTATTTTGATGGAGATTACATTCTATTAACTCCTAGAGATCTTTTAACGCGTGATGATACATTTATAAATCGTACTGATATGATCAATAATTTACAAAACATTGCTCCTTCTATTGAGGATGCTACAATTAGATTTGAGCTAAATAATTATTTCATTAATGTCCTACCTAAGAAAAAGAAAGAGATGTCAAAAACCGAAAAAGATAAAGCTGCTTCAATATTGATACGGGAACATCCTGAAATTATTGATTACTATATAAAATATAAAGAGGAAAAAGAAGAAGAGGCGACTTCAATTAGCAAGCAAGTTGTCCAAGAAGTAAAGCAATTATTTAATACTCAGTTGCAAGAGCTCACTCGTATACTTTTAGAGAAAACAGATTTTTATAAAACTAAAACAAATTCTTACGATGAAGCCTACAATAGAGTGTTATTTTTAAAATCTGTAATTGAAGATATGGACGGATATCGCTTATTTTACTTAAATGGTAAACCTATTAAGCGTGAAAGTGATTTACAAATTATGTATCGTCTTGTTTGGTTTGCTAGTGAAATGGATGTAAATCGGGAAGTAAACAATGGTCGTGGTCCAGTTGACTTCAAAATATCTAAAGGTTCTAAGGATACCACTCTTGTTGAATTCAAATTAGCTTCTAACAGTAAGCTAAAGAATAATCTTGCAAAACAGGTTGATATTTATAAAAAAGCTAGTAATACTGATCGTGCAATAAAGGTTATACTATATTTTAACGATAATGAGTATAAAAAGATATCAACTATTTTAAACGAACTAGGTTTGCAAGGTTGTAAAGATATTGTTTTGATTGATGCGATTGACAATAAGGTATCTGCATCCAATGTAAAAATATAA